One genomic region from Lachnospiraceae bacterium encodes:
- a CDS encoding DEAD/DEAH box helicase family protein, which produces MSNFGFLKDKKEYALFALAAIEAEKVYISAPAMCAVGSRKALELAVKWVYSADKTMQMPYKDNLQALVHEPTFRFAVDYNTWGKLPFIIKLGNLAVHTERSVQASDALASLQGLFEFIQWVDYCYGADYKERQFDEALIPTEKVVVDTKKIKEQESLLGEKDAEIEVLRKKIEQMSEQITAAKEQHQQERTFVATDLSEFKTRKIYIDVDMKQMGWKFSGADADVQEEYPVEGMAGVLGQLGYVDYVLFGKDGLPLAVVEAKRFSKDPNIGRKQAVLYVDCLERKFGRRPMMFTTNGFETYFWDDQSSPQRKVSGIFSKDDLQKLMNRRTERKDLMTIPIDDKITDRYYQKEAIRAVCEQIGQGFRKHLLVMATGTGKTRTASSLTDVLSRGKYVTNILFLADRTALVKQAKDDFKNYLPDMSLCNLCSNKDDRSARIVFSTYPTMLNAIDDMKTKDGQRMFTPAHFDLIIIDESHRSIFKKYRAIFEYFDAIMVGLTATPKTDVDRNTYDFFEMEHGVPTYAYDYETAVYQDHVLVPYYNYEVKTKFLEEGITYDDLSDEDKERYEEDFIEDGLMPDFIPSAQLNNFVFNETTVDTVLQDLMERGIRVAGGDRLGKTIIFAQNKRHAEFILERFNKLYPKYHGTFAQRVICDDTYAQTIIDDFKMPEKAPIIAVSVDMMDTGIDVPECVNLVFFKKVRSKTKFWQMIGRGTRLSKEITCTDQIDGEYTAKRRFLIFDYCGNFEYFRAHKEGFESRETKTLSENIFGKQIRIAVALQESAFAGDEYQNWRSELVETCYSQVLALNTDLIAVRLHIQSVEKFKKQGAFNYISESDKGELMQQIAPIVHLDDNDEFAKRFDNFMYGLMIAQMEQMPSFKNAQKQLRDIGTLLEHKVSIPQVKAKLSIIKEVNTDAFWDANNVLLYERVRKELRDLIKFLNDVDPRKPIITRLSDPIIDQKEGDPMEPGYDFEDYRAKVNRYVNENGNALAIYKLTHNIPLSAADYSGLEHALTSELGSREDYEREYGDTPFGLLIRKIAKLDHEAAMQAFSQFINDQSLNQKQIAFVHKIINHIEQNGYMDNVTELQNPPFDKPISFVKLFDARTRAALLAAINKVKENAVVIAA; this is translated from the coding sequence ATGTCGAACTTCGGATTTTTAAAAGATAAAAAGGAGTATGCACTATTTGCCTTGGCTGCGATCGAGGCAGAGAAGGTGTATATTTCCGCACCTGCAATGTGCGCCGTAGGCAGCAGAAAAGCATTGGAATTAGCGGTCAAATGGGTGTACTCGGCTGATAAGACGATGCAGATGCCTTATAAAGATAATTTGCAGGCACTCGTTCATGAGCCGACCTTCCGTTTTGCGGTGGACTACAACACATGGGGCAAGCTGCCGTTTATTATTAAGCTGGGCAATCTGGCCGTTCACACAGAGCGAAGCGTGCAGGCTAGTGACGCCCTCGCTTCCCTGCAGGGACTTTTTGAGTTCATTCAGTGGGTGGATTATTGCTATGGTGCTGATTACAAAGAGCGGCAATTTGATGAGGCTTTGATTCCAACTGAGAAAGTTGTCGTCGACACCAAGAAAATAAAAGAACAAGAGAGTCTGCTCGGTGAGAAAGACGCAGAGATTGAGGTTTTGCGTAAAAAGATCGAGCAGATGTCCGAGCAGATCACTGCAGCAAAGGAACAGCACCAACAAGAACGCACCTTTGTTGCCACAGATCTTTCTGAGTTTAAGACTCGTAAAATATATATCGATGTGGACATGAAGCAGATGGGCTGGAAGTTCTCTGGAGCAGATGCTGACGTTCAGGAAGAGTATCCCGTCGAAGGTATGGCAGGTGTGCTGGGGCAGTTGGGATATGTGGACTATGTGTTGTTCGGAAAAGACGGTTTACCGCTCGCGGTTGTGGAGGCTAAGAGATTCAGCAAAGACCCGAACATAGGCCGTAAACAGGCTGTACTGTATGTTGACTGTCTGGAGAGAAAATTTGGACGTCGCCCCATGATGTTCACGACCAATGGTTTTGAAACCTACTTCTGGGATGATCAGAGCAGCCCGCAGCGTAAAGTCAGTGGTATATTCAGCAAAGACGATTTGCAGAAGCTGATGAACCGTCGTACCGAACGGAAGGATCTGATGACCATCCCGATTGATGACAAAATCACAGACCGTTACTACCAAAAGGAAGCCATCCGTGCAGTATGCGAGCAGATTGGACAAGGGTTTAGAAAGCACCTGCTGGTCATGGCAACAGGAACGGGAAAAACCAGAACAGCATCCAGCCTCACAGATGTACTCAGCCGCGGCAAATACGTCACCAATATTCTGTTCTTGGCAGATCGCACGGCGCTGGTAAAACAGGCAAAGGACGATTTCAAGAACTACCTGCCAGACATGTCTTTATGTAATTTGTGCTCCAATAAGGACGATCGGAGCGCACGGATCGTATTCTCGACATATCCGACAATGCTGAACGCCATAGATGATATGAAAACGAAGGATGGGCAGCGTATGTTTACACCCGCCCATTTCGATCTCATTATCATCGATGAAAGCCATCGTAGTATATTCAAAAAATACCGCGCGATTTTCGAATACTTCGATGCGATTATGGTCGGACTGACTGCAACTCCCAAGACGGACGTTGATCGCAATACTTATGATTTCTTCGAAATGGAGCACGGCGTACCGACGTATGCATATGACTACGAGACAGCAGTATATCAGGATCACGTGCTCGTGCCCTACTATAACTATGAGGTAAAGACAAAGTTCTTGGAAGAGGGTATCACATACGACGATCTTTCCGATGAGGATAAGGAACGGTATGAAGAGGACTTTATCGAGGACGGTTTAATGCCCGACTTCATTCCGTCGGCACAACTGAATAATTTTGTTTTCAATGAGACAACCGTTGACACTGTGCTTCAGGATTTAATGGAGCGTGGTATCCGTGTCGCTGGCGGTGACAGACTGGGTAAAACCATCATTTTCGCACAGAACAAGCGTCACGCGGAGTTTATTTTGGAGCGGTTTAATAAGCTGTACCCTAAATACCATGGCACCTTTGCACAACGCGTTATCTGCGATGATACATACGCGCAGACGATCATCGACGATTTCAAAATGCCAGAGAAAGCCCCGATTATAGCAGTCTCCGTAGATATGATGGATACCGGCATCGATGTACCGGAGTGCGTCAACCTCGTATTTTTTAAGAAGGTGCGCTCAAAGACAAAATTCTGGCAGATGATCGGACGCGGTACTCGTCTCAGCAAGGAGATCACCTGCACCGATCAGATCGACGGAGAGTACACGGCAAAGAGACGGTTCCTTATTTTTGACTATTGCGGAAACTTTGAATACTTTCGCGCTCATAAAGAAGGCTTTGAATCCCGCGAGACGAAGACGCTGTCGGAGAATATATTCGGAAAGCAGATCCGCATTGCGGTTGCGTTGCAGGAAAGTGCGTTTGCTGGGGACGAGTATCAGAACTGGAGATCCGAGCTTGTAGAGACATGCTATTCTCAGGTGTTGGCGCTGAATACCGATCTCATCGCCGTGCGTCTGCACATACAAAGCGTTGAAAAGTTCAAGAAGCAGGGAGCTTTCAATTACATTAGCGAAAGCGATAAAGGTGAACTGATGCAGCAAATCGCACCAATCGTTCATTTAGATGACAACGACGAATTCGCAAAACGCTTCGATAATTTCATGTACGGCCTGATGATTGCCCAGATGGAGCAGATGCCCTCGTTCAAGAATGCGCAAAAGCAGCTCCGAGATATCGGAACATTGTTGGAGCATAAAGTCAGTATCCCACAGGTTAAAGCAAAATTGTCGATCATTAAAGAGGTTAATACCGACGCTTTCTGGGATGCAAACAACGTTCTGCTGTATGAGCGGGTGCGGAAAGAGTTGCGTGACCTGATAAAGTTCCTAAATGATGTTGACCCTCGCAAGCCGATTATTACCCGGCTATCTGATCCGATTATAGATCAGAAAGAAGGAGATCCAATGGAGCCTGGTTATGATTTCGAAGACTATCGCGCCAAGGTCAATCGCTACGTTAACGAAAATGGGAATGCGCTCGCTATCTATAAATTAACACACAACATCCCCCTATCTGCTGCAGATTATAGCGGGCTGGAGCATGCGCTGACGAGCGAATTGGGTAGCAGGGAAGACTATGAAAGAGAGTATGGTGATACACCCTTTGGCTTGCTGATCCGTAAAATCGCCAAGTTAGATCACGAAGCAGCGATGCAGGCTTTTTCACAGTTTATAAACGATCAGTCGCTGAATCAGAAGCAGATTGCTTTTGTGCATAAGATCATTAACCACATCGAGCAGAATGGGTATATGGACAATGTTACTGAATTGCAAAATCCGCCTTTTGACAAGCCTATTAGCTTTGTAAAGCTCTTTGATGCCCGTACACGTGCAGCGTTATTAGCCGCGATCAACAAAGTGAAAGAAAACGCGGTCGTCATTGCTGCTTAA
- a CDS encoding DUF3021 domain-containing protein, which yields MKKKILLRSLLGIPLGICLGYLITIFISFLWADGHYSPCVPELTLRLGNELYAVVLQTLLCGVLGASFGASSVIWEIEHWGLVKQTGIYFLVISVIMMPIAYITYWMEHSLAGILRYFGIFVFIFIIIWIVQYTIAWHTVKKMNETLPK from the coding sequence ATGAAAAAAAAGATATTACTGCGCAGCCTGCTTGGGATCCCGCTCGGCATTTGCCTTGGATATTTAATTACCATTTTTATTTCTTTCCTATGGGCGGACGGCCACTACTCTCCATGTGTTCCCGAGTTAACGCTTAGACTGGGAAATGAGCTATATGCTGTCGTGCTGCAGACACTTTTATGCGGCGTCTTAGGCGCAAGCTTCGGCGCCAGCTCTGTCATCTGGGAAATTGAGCATTGGGGTCTCGTAAAACAGACCGGTATCTATTTTCTGGTCATTTCGGTGATCATGATGCCCATCGCCTATATCACCTACTGGATGGAGCACAGCCTAGCGGGCATTCTCCGTTATTTCGGCATCTTTGTTTTCATTTTTATCATTATATGGATTGTACAATATACGATCGCCTGGCACACTGTTAAAAAAATGAATGAAACGCTGCCAAAATGA
- a CDS encoding LytTR family transcriptional regulator has translation MQLEIKIDDSCIEPTVIILTASMSEEVNQIIQKLSEETPHLLSGRKEGRIEILEPDELITIYASNHKVLAVTGQGEYLLQRRLYEIEAQLNPHQFIRISNSEIINIKKVKHFDLSFTGTICVMLANGSKTYVSRRNVPKIKKLLGI, from the coding sequence ATGCAGCTTGAAATCAAGATAGATGACTCCTGTATAGAACCTACTGTCATCATTCTGACTGCGTCCATGTCAGAAGAGGTAAATCAAATCATTCAGAAATTATCAGAAGAGACTCCTCATCTTCTTTCCGGCCGCAAAGAAGGCCGCATCGAGATACTGGAGCCGGATGAGCTCATCACTATTTACGCCAGCAATCACAAAGTATTAGCTGTGACCGGCCAAGGTGAATATCTTTTGCAGAGGCGGCTATATGAAATCGAAGCACAGCTGAACCCTCATCAATTCATTCGCATTTCAAATTCAGAAATTATTAACATCAAAAAGGTAAAGCATTTTGATCTAAGCTTCACCGGCACCATTTGCGTTATGCTGGCCAATGGCAGCAAAACCTATGTTTCCAGACGTAATGTTCCCAAGATAAAAAAATTATTAGGAATATGA
- a CDS encoding Fic family protein, protein MDYGKLLQMKEKLSRKRDLLPKEALASFEQSFNIEYAHNSTAIEGNTLTLIQTKAIIEDGLSVGGKTLREVYEVVNHAKAFAYVKKCTAEGRLLDEKIVKDIHALLMENILIGGIYRNVEVRISGAGHKPPAPSEMYRQVKDFFADIPYKAQLNAIELAAWTHAEFVKIHPFVDGNGRTSRMIMNYQLMLHGFLPVSIAKEARLEYFTALEAYAVNKDLQPFTEMIALLEEQRLKEYLRIDPSPETM, encoded by the coding sequence ATGGATTATGGAAAATTGCTGCAGATGAAGGAAAAGCTAAGCAGGAAGCGTGACCTGCTTCCTAAAGAGGCGCTGGCCAGTTTTGAACAGAGTTTCAATATTGAATATGCACATAATTCCACGGCCATTGAAGGCAATACCCTGACCTTGATTCAGACAAAGGCGATTATTGAAGACGGTTTATCCGTGGGCGGAAAAACATTGCGTGAAGTTTATGAAGTGGTGAACCATGCAAAAGCGTTTGCTTACGTAAAAAAGTGCACTGCTGAGGGCAGGCTGCTAGATGAGAAAATCGTTAAGGATATCCATGCTCTGCTCATGGAGAATATATTGATCGGAGGCATTTATCGAAATGTAGAGGTACGCATTTCAGGTGCAGGGCATAAGCCGCCGGCACCCAGTGAAATGTACCGGCAGGTTAAAGATTTTTTTGCCGATATACCCTATAAGGCACAATTAAATGCTATTGAACTGGCTGCTTGGACACATGCAGAGTTTGTAAAAATTCATCCCTTTGTGGATGGCAACGGCAGAACCTCTCGTATGATAATGAATTACCAGCTTATGTTACACGGATTTCTTCCAGTTTCTATTGCCAAGGAAGCGAGACTTGAATATTTTACAGCGTTGGAGGCTTATGCGGTGAACAAAGATCTTCAGCCATTTACAGAGATGATTGCACTACTGGAGGAACAGCGGCTGAAAGAATATCTGCGGATTGATCCCTCACCGGAAACGATGTAA
- a CDS encoding NUDIX hydrolase, producing MMNVENTNQSVAGVVIKDNRVLLARHTYGNGKGMLIIPGGYVNLGEAPQDALRREFMEETHILVEPKSIIGIRFNIQDWYIVFAAEYVSGQALSDHDENSEVLWMDVQQALARDDVPELTKKMIESAVSQSCGLQYMDYQGNPKQAPYSLYAVSDFDKKSAAL from the coding sequence ATTATGAACGTAGAAAATACAAACCAAAGCGTTGCAGGAGTTGTCATTAAGGATAATAGGGTATTACTTGCCCGTCATACATATGGCAATGGCAAAGGAATGCTGATTATTCCGGGCGGCTATGTGAATTTAGGGGAGGCGCCGCAGGATGCCCTCAGACGTGAATTTATGGAGGAAACTCATATACTGGTTGAGCCAAAGAGTATTATCGGCATCCGATTTAATATACAGGATTGGTATATTGTATTTGCTGCAGAATATGTATCAGGACAAGCGCTGTCGGATCATGATGAGAATAGCGAGGTATTATGGATGGATGTTCAGCAGGCGCTGGCAAGGGACGATGTGCCGGAGCTGACCAAAAAAATGATTGAAAGTGCGGTTTCACAATCCTGCGGTTTACAGTATATGGATTATCAGGGAAATCCAAAACAGGCGCCATATTCCCTTTATGCAGTATCTGATTTTGATAAAAAGAGTGCTGCTCTATAA
- a CDS encoding GNAT family N-acetyltransferase has protein sequence MQYLILIKRVLLYKEGENKMIKLMPYTAEFKSDMIKRIADFYHHHAALLNEKAELTESAYAEAEETLEKWQKPSHELYLIQWQQCMVGFLHIGYRGGNVAWIEDIYVDRDYRSRGIATESIHVAEEIIKSHAGYTSICFEVAARNKEALHLYHKLGYDNLSILTVRKELYENKRDKTERLMGLDFKY, from the coding sequence ATGCAGTATCTGATTTTGATAAAAAGAGTGCTGCTCTATAAAGAGGGAGAAAATAAAATGATCAAATTGATGCCATATACCGCGGAATTTAAAAGCGACATGATTAAAAGAATAGCAGATTTTTATCATCATCATGCTGCTCTTTTAAATGAAAAAGCTGAATTAACAGAAAGTGCTTATGCAGAGGCAGAAGAGACCTTGGAAAAGTGGCAGAAACCCTCGCATGAATTGTACCTGATTCAGTGGCAGCAGTGTATGGTCGGCTTTTTGCATATTGGATATCGCGGCGGAAATGTAGCTTGGATCGAGGATATTTATGTAGATAGAGATTATCGCAGCAGAGGGATTGCTACAGAGTCCATTCATGTGGCCGAAGAGATTATAAAATCTCATGCAGGATATACATCGATTTGTTTTGAAGTAGCAGCGCGAAATAAGGAAGCCCTGCATTTGTATCATAAATTGGGCTATGACAATCTGAGTATCCTTACAGTAAGGAAAGAGCTGTATGAAAACAAGAGAGATAAAACAGAAAGGCTTATGGGCTTAGATTTTAAATACTAA
- a CDS encoding DUF362 domain-containing protein has protein sequence MNQKVILPGTDGQHYVPYEERSGNESIVYFTRDLSAAGLQKIYQRISGNITGKVGIKLHTGEKNGPNIIPRDWVRQLIQKELPEAAIIETNTYYEGDRYTTEQHRETLRVNGWTFCPVDIMDADGALMLPVNGGKWYTEMSVGKNLIQYDSMLALTHFKGHTKGGFGGSNKNIGIGCADGRIGKGMIHTTPGSKDMWDISNEEFMERMTESTKAAIDHFGRHVAYVNVMRNMSVSCDCEGVGAEPVVTPDIGIIASTDILAADQASVDLIYALSPSDRHALVERMETRHGLRQLSYMKELGMGNDRYLLIDIDHADAVIGPQEAVAGVKPFGQ, from the coding sequence ATGAATCAAAAGGTGATTTTGCCCGGTACGGATGGACAGCACTATGTACCTTATGAGGAGCGCAGCGGTAATGAGTCTATTGTTTATTTTACCCGTGATCTGTCCGCGGCAGGGCTGCAGAAAATTTATCAGAGAATAAGCGGCAATATAACCGGAAAGGTAGGTATCAAGCTTCATACCGGTGAGAAAAACGGCCCCAATATTATTCCCAGAGATTGGGTAAGACAGCTAATTCAAAAGGAGCTGCCAGAAGCGGCCATCATTGAAACCAATACGTATTATGAAGGCGACCGCTATACTACAGAGCAGCACAGAGAAACGCTGCGTGTGAACGGCTGGACCTTCTGTCCGGTGGACATTATGGATGCAGACGGAGCGCTCATGCTGCCGGTAAATGGCGGTAAATGGTATACAGAAATGTCTGTCGGCAAGAATCTGATTCAGTATGATTCAATGCTGGCGCTTACGCATTTCAAAGGGCATACCAAGGGAGGCTTTGGCGGATCCAACAAAAATATTGGCATTGGCTGTGCGGATGGACGGATCGGTAAAGGCATGATCCACACAACGCCGGGCTCTAAAGATATGTGGGATATCAGCAACGAGGAGTTTATGGAGAGAATGACAGAATCCACCAAGGCGGCGATAGACCATTTTGGGCGGCATGTTGCCTATGTCAATGTGATGCGCAATATGTCCGTTTCCTGTGACTGTGAGGGGGTGGGCGCAGAGCCGGTGGTTACACCCGACATCGGCATCATAGCTTCCACTGATATTCTGGCGGCAGATCAGGCCAGTGTCGATCTGATCTATGCCCTCTCTCCAAGCGACCGGCATGCACTAGTCGAGCGCATGGAAACGCGCCATGGCCTGCGCCAGCTAAGCTATATGAAGGAGCTGGGGATGGGCAATGACCGCTATCTTCTGATAGATATTGATCATGCAGATGCTGTGATTGGTCCCCAAGAAGCCGTAGCAGGCGTAAAGCCCTTTGGACAGTAA
- a CDS encoding GntR family transcriptional regulator, with protein MEEFWKDYAALDKDTPIPLYFQVKNMVKSKIENGLLKEGDSIPSEAEFCEYLGISRATVRQAITELVAEGYLYRKRAKGTYVAIPKISAGFFNRLESFNTEMKEKGMKPSTKVISISKIEASEDICNKLGLNEQSPLIYLERLRYADGQPVVYVETYLPYHGMELLLEQDFENQSLYQLLEELYAYRITRATRKIEAVIANSKEALLLQMPDQGAICLVRTIAYTAEGIPIEYSNARYRGDRNEFMVELIR; from the coding sequence ATGGAAGAGTTTTGGAAAGATTATGCGGCTCTTGATAAAGATACGCCAATACCGTTATATTTTCAGGTGAAAAACATGGTTAAGAGTAAAATCGAAAATGGGTTGTTAAAAGAGGGGGACAGCATTCCATCAGAAGCAGAATTTTGTGAATATTTGGGGATTAGCCGTGCAACAGTGAGACAGGCTATTACAGAATTAGTGGCAGAAGGATATCTTTATCGAAAGAGAGCGAAGGGAACCTATGTTGCCATTCCTAAGATTTCAGCAGGTTTTTTTAATCGATTAGAAAGTTTCAATACAGAAATGAAAGAAAAAGGGATGAAGCCTAGTACAAAGGTAATTTCTATTAGTAAAATAGAGGCATCAGAAGATATCTGTAACAAATTAGGACTTAATGAGCAAAGTCCTTTGATTTATTTAGAGCGTTTACGTTATGCAGACGGTCAACCGGTTGTTTATGTGGAGACTTATTTGCCTTATCATGGGATGGAGCTGCTTTTAGAGCAGGATTTTGAAAATCAATCTTTATATCAGCTGCTGGAGGAACTGTATGCATATCGCATTACACGGGCTACACGAAAAATCGAAGCGGTTATAGCAAATTCTAAAGAGGCATTACTTTTACAAATGCCAGATCAAGGGGCTATATGCTTGGTACGGACAATCGCTTATACGGCGGAAGGGATACCGATTGAATACTCTAACGCACGCTATCGGGGTGATAGAAATGAGTTTATGGTAGAATTGATTCGTTAA
- a CDS encoding helix-turn-helix transcriptional regulator, whose translation MQVKRNAIDKAIIMEAELLCDFFTASDRRNRDLLREAEKRIYEALQLDIFEEIDFRRIYSILMYRIEIQEREIYDKEGIARKVYMKVCNFHTLGEFHEAFVKRIDCMEHLHQSIYSRAVSNTIYHIQNELDNENLSIQMLARYVHLTPNYLAAIFKKETGITIGQYCLKERIEKAKALLMNRQFKLNEIAHLIGYCDAGYFSKIFKREVGCSPSEYQRGKMSNL comes from the coding sequence GTGCAGGTTAAAAGAAATGCTATAGATAAAGCCATTATCATGGAAGCAGAGCTTTTATGTGATTTTTTTACAGCTTCTGATAGGAGAAATCGTGATCTTCTGCGTGAAGCAGAAAAAAGGATTTATGAGGCATTACAACTTGATATTTTTGAGGAAATTGATTTTCGCCGTATTTATTCTATATTAATGTATCGGATAGAGATACAAGAGCGGGAGATATATGATAAAGAAGGAATAGCAAGGAAGGTTTATATGAAAGTATGTAATTTTCATACTCTTGGGGAATTTCATGAAGCATTTGTGAAAAGAATTGACTGTATGGAGCATTTGCATCAGAGCATTTATTCAAGGGCAGTATCTAATACCATATATCATATTCAAAATGAACTTGACAATGAAAATCTGAGTATTCAAATGCTAGCTCGTTATGTACATTTGACGCCAAACTATTTAGCAGCTATATTCAAGAAAGAAACAGGCATCACAATTGGACAGTATTGTTTGAAAGAGAGGATAGAGAAGGCCAAGGCACTTTTAATGAATAGACAGTTCAAATTAAATGAGATTGCTCATCTTATAGGATATTGTGATGCAGGTTATTTTTCAAAAATTTTTAAACGGGAAGTAGGATGCTCTCCTTCTGAGTATCAAAGAGGTAAAATGTCTAATTTATAA
- the deoC gene encoding deoxyribose-phosphate aldolase produces MNLKQALTPLSLAQYFDHTLLKAYATSADFQKLCAESAAYHFRMVAINPAAVTICKEYLKGTDVHVGAAVGFPLGQNIIAIKNRETLSSIEDGADEIDYVINIGALKEKKYEYISREMDSIVSLCRKHKVISKVIFENCYLTDEEKRTLCKIAMEIKPDYIKTSTGFGEAGATLKDVQLMLDEVQGSIKVKAAGGIRDLETAMRLIDMGVSRIGSTASVSIVEELKHTM; encoded by the coding sequence TTGAATTTAAAACAAGCATTAACGCCATTATCGTTAGCCCAGTATTTTGATCATACATTACTGAAGGCATATGCAACATCAGCAGACTTTCAAAAACTTTGTGCAGAAAGCGCTGCATATCATTTTAGAATGGTAGCAATCAACCCGGCTGCAGTGACTATATGTAAAGAATATTTAAAAGGGACCGATGTTCATGTCGGAGCGGCTGTTGGGTTTCCCTTGGGGCAAAACATTATTGCAATCAAAAATAGGGAAACGCTAAGTTCTATCGAAGATGGGGCAGATGAAATTGATTATGTTATTAATATTGGTGCGCTGAAAGAAAAAAAGTACGAGTATATCAGCCGTGAAATGGACAGCATAGTGAGTCTCTGCCGTAAGCATAAGGTAATTAGTAAAGTTATTTTTGAAAATTGTTATCTGACAGATGAAGAAAAGCGTACATTATGTAAAATTGCTATGGAAATAAAGCCTGACTATATCAAGACTTCTACTGGTTTTGGAGAGGCAGGCGCAACGTTAAAAGACGTACAATTGATGCTGGATGAAGTGCAGGGCAGTATCAAGGTGAAAGCAGCTGGAGGAATCAGAGATTTGGAAACAGCCATGCGACTGATCGACATGGGCGTGAGTCGCATTGGTTCTACAGCAAGTGTTTCTATTGTAGAAGAATTAAAACATACCATGTAA
- a CDS encoding zinc-binding dehydrogenase has protein sequence MKALTVDADGVLTIKEMPMPSYGRCQALVKMRSCGICNGTDTKLIHRTFKNFHTYPAILGHEGVGEVVEIGADVKNLKIGDIVLLPFLESPMDGYTPGWGAFSEYAVVGDAKAYIENGMGPGTEAWNEGYLAQTVLHSEDKVNTTEAVMIITFREVLSAIRRFGFAPNENVLIFGAGPVGLCFTQFCKLLGMRTVISTDILDAKVKEAKRLGADYALNSRNCDVNAEVQRLIPEGLDNVVDAVGINSLLNQAMGLIRYNGKICGYGISPKLGMELDWSCAPYNWNLSFVQWPSKREEAEAHAQIMAWINADVLKPKDFISHTFQFEDVVEAFALVERHEPETKKIVIEF, from the coding sequence ATGAAAGCCTTGACAGTAGATGCAGATGGAGTACTGACAATTAAGGAAATGCCAATGCCTAGTTACGGACGTTGTCAAGCCCTAGTAAAAATGCGCAGCTGCGGTATCTGTAATGGTACGGATACAAAGCTTATCCATCGCACCTTTAAAAATTTTCATACGTATCCAGCTATTCTTGGCCATGAAGGAGTGGGAGAGGTGGTGGAAATAGGAGCTGATGTAAAGAATCTAAAAATAGGAGATATTGTCCTGTTGCCATTTTTAGAATCCCCTATGGATGGATATACTCCGGGCTGGGGAGCCTTTAGTGAATATGCGGTAGTGGGAGATGCGAAAGCATATATAGAGAATGGTATGGGACCGGGAACAGAGGCCTGGAATGAAGGATATTTAGCGCAAACCGTGCTGCATTCAGAAGACAAGGTGAATACGACAGAAGCGGTAATGATTATCACGTTTCGAGAAGTTTTAAGTGCGATTCGGCGTTTTGGATTTGCGCCTAATGAGAATGTGCTCATTTTTGGCGCCGGACCGGTAGGGCTATGCTTCACACAATTTTGCAAATTGCTGGGAATGAGAACGGTAATCAGTACAGATATATTAGATGCTAAAGTAAAAGAAGCGAAGCGGCTGGGAGCAGATTATGCGTTGAATTCGCGTAATTGCGATGTCAATGCCGAAGTCCAGCGTTTGATCCCTGAGGGATTAGACAATGTAGTGGATGCCGTAGGGATCAATTCTTTGTTAAATCAGGCTATGGGGCTCATTCGATACAATGGCAAAATTTGCGGTTATGGGATTTCACCTAAGCTAGGGATGGAGCTTGATTGGAGCTGTGCTCCCTATAATTGGAATTTGAGTTTTGTTCAGTGGCCGAGTAAACGTGAGGAAGCAGAAGCGCATGCACAAATTATGGCATGGATTAATGCGGATGTACTGAAACCAAAGGATTTCATTTCACATACATTTCAGTTTGAAGATGTCGTAGAAGCTTTTGCATTAGTAGAAAGGCATGAACCGGAAACAAAGAAAATTGTTATTGAATTTTAA